atggaagtattcatggatgacttttcagtcttcagtgattcttttgactcatgtcttcataatcttgagcgtatgttgattaggtgtgaagaatcaaatcttgtgctaaactggaaaaaatgccattttatgataaaagagggcattgtattgggtcataaaatttcttgtgcaggtctggaggtggatagagctaaagtggaagtcatagccaaattaccaccaccgtcaaatgtaaaaggtataagaagttttctggggcacgccggtttttaccggcagttcattaaagatttttccaaaattgcaacccccatgaacaaacttcttgagaaagacgctccatttgtctttacggatgagtgtcttaccgcctttaacctacttaaagcaaagctcacacaatcacccattctcatatcaccgaattggtcaataccattcgaacttatgtgtgacgctagtgactttgctattggtgccgtcttggggcaaagaattgaaaaacatttcaagcccatttattatgctagcaagacattgcaaggagcacaacttaattacactactaccgagaaggaactcctggcaatcgtcttttcgtttgataaattccgatcctatttggtactagcaaagacggttgtctatacagaccactcggtattgaagtacttgcttgctaagcaagatgctaaaccccggttaatacgttgggtcttgcttttgcaagaattcgacatcgatattaaagacaaaaagggggccgaaaacctagctgctgatcacctttctcgacttgagaacccgaatcttggggttctccatgagactgttatccaagataactttccagacgaaaatctcatgaagattgagaaaattgatgatccatggtttgtagacatagccaactatcttgcgggtggattcctagaaaccggttggtcacatcagaaaagaaagaaattctttagtgacctaaaatactatttttaggaagacccttatctatttaggcgatgtgcggatggaattattcgtcggtgtgtttcggggaaagaatgcaccgaaattctgcttgactgtcaccttggtccaacaggtgggcactttggtccccaaatcacggggaggaaagtttacgaggccggtttctattggcctacaatattcaaagatgcctacactgtttgtaaggcttgtgacgcgtgccaacgggccggtcaaatcactaaacgggatgaaatgcctcaacaaagcatccaagtatgcgaggtgttcgatgtttggcgaattgactttatggggccctttccaaaatctcattcttacctatacatacttgttgccatagattatgtttccaaatgggcggaggcaaaacctctaccaacaaatgatggccgagttgtagtaaactttttgatggaacttttctctaggtttggcacgccaaaagctcttataagtgaccggggcacccacttttgcaataagcaattggaaaaggtgttgaagagatatggagtaatccataaaatttcaacatcctatcatccccagacaagtgggcaagtagaaaacaccaaccggtcattaaaacacatacttgaaaagaccgttggagcaaatccaaaagagtggtcaatcaagttaaacgatgcattgtgggcctttcgcatggcctacaaaacaccaattggaacaactcctttccgtatggtatacggaaaagcatgccatctcccgttggagattgaacacaaagcgcattgggcgctaagggcatgcaatttggattaccaagaagcgggtcggttacgtttgacccaactaaacgaattagacgagttggggctcgaagcctatgacaactctctaatttacaaagaaaaaaccaaacaatggcacgacaaaagattgaaacatccaaaagaattcatggaaggagatcgtgtccttgtttacaattcccgtttcaagttatcaccaggaaagcttaagtcccgatggacgggaccatttgtggttagaaaggtgtacccttatggtacaattgaaatggtgaactggaagggtgatacttttaaagtgaatggccaccaggtcaaacactatgttgatggtcccctagaaattgaggatgaggttagcctcaacttcaagaacaaagcataaatcaaaatggggacgagtttggtgaacgactcgttaaaaaatggttcacaattgtaaataggtttgaaatgtgtgcacgataaattttagtttggtacaaaatgatttacgtttggcctttaaacacgcgcgactcagaaaaacaggtcagtgagttttagtgcaatgggacgccgtcccattttcctggacgccgtccccatttaaagacctggacgccgtcccattttcctggacgccgtccccatttaaagacctggacgccgtcctcttTTGCTAGACTCCGTCCCAAAATGAAACCTTGGATGCCGTCCTCctttctggacgccgtctagagtgactgactcagaaaaaaaaatacgttttaaatacctatccaacccatttcttaaccacaaaaacacatttttatccatttctctctgccaaacacgaaacactctccaaaaaaccctaatttctacctcaatttcgcgatttcttcttcaaattcaaacttcaaatcatgttttctagggtatggatactccatttttacacttttctttatcaattacttgaattgtatgtttatatctataaattggtgaaggataagtgttgggtgtttgatttgcatgattattgttaagattaacatgccttagtagtttaattgcccataatgtgtttattttgcaaagattacatgcttttaagggtttgttcatgattttagggtttgtggaatttgaatccgaatttagggtgattagttcatgatgttgagtttgtgtatgatgttaatgaatcttgtgaagtattttattgtgttggtgatattgatgttaaattggccgggtcatttttgaatgttcttgaatttttttagcatatttttgaattgtaatgaacttatgaagtatgtatgcttgattttcatttgtatgggcctgttgaagtaaattgatggaatggaatgccataatgtatgatgttataataggtcatttgaactaaaattgcgaaaaatgtgttatgatttgtgatgaatatcattagaatgcaaatttaaatgttatgacctataacacaacatgcttgaatccttgagtcataagttgatgctacattgtgaagttgtgatttttatttttgaaaagttattaacgggtttatgttgactatagttgactttggtttaaaattgtgaacatacgcttttgcttaaatgagtcataatacttatgaacttgaaatggaatgattaagttctcttgctactcggttatgttttagctaacattaacacaacggtttctatgttcttttggtctggtgttaatgttttgcagggacattcAAGCCTAGGAGGACCGGCAaagagaggaaggacagcaggttttgctccaccacgacaaccaccaccacaacagcaacatcattcatcatcatcgtcaggagaagaagaagaggaggatcgaaatgatcctcgagtttggttgacacaggttcaaaacgacgaagactacacagaaacatttgagacgataaaccgtaggcctattaatgccacttggtattttatctggggcccattggaagaggcgggtatgcgccgccatgtttctaacttactcgccatcccctacggtagagtagtcacccacgcttgggagcaagttttcagcatcaacgaaccaatttatccggtgctgcttaaagaattctactcaactgtgcggtttaacaatgtcagcgattatttgtcaaatgactttcttcgatttcgtttagggggtgagtacaggggtataagtagttttgagctatgccgagttttgggtatttttgaggaactcaccgatacccagttaggtgaatacttgcgggcctccgattatgttggccggcatgaatttagtgatgtttcttattggtgaaggatttgtaggccgaatgcggctgcacagtttagatcaagcaggcacaggtacaacgaaatcgcagcccgggatgataaactgcttcatagacttatcgcatgcacttttaatgcgagggttgagggtcacgagaaagtgaaaacattggatttatggattatggaccaaataaagcggggttgctatactgacattcctgggttgatcggtaattatttcctggccattgctaccgagacacggcaacagaagccacttctgggaggccactacatcacccgaattgctcgacattttaacatagatttcagcagattacaggagtgtacgaacgtcatgaaaccattaaaaaggtttcttatattaatgctgaaattcttatgaaagatagaaatgggcatttggtaccttttgaggcaggtggcgcaagtggcagtggcgtgcagcaagaacagcagcaggaagaagaggcggaaatggaggcacagactaacgttggtgatcaggttccgtggcatccgtcccaatcaagttgggacagtttggttggtagtgttaataacatgaggttgagcccgaacgaacaaaggacgcacaacaaccaaatgtgggatagtcagcaacgaatggagcaacgctagattgctcaagtacacaatacgggatggaacagttatggtattgattggaataaccataactcagagttgttttattccaaccccgagcagtactatggaacgacacgtctgacaccccaatactacacGGATCCTGAACATCCACCTCCCCCTCATCCGATTTATAACtctaccgctgcgttgcaggatgctcagaacagatttgagcaggaatatccacagggacgcccgtacagagatggttcgggtaattatttttggccgtatGATAGCTAGGCCTGcatgcctttgatcattttgtactttgttttgagacaatttaatttgtgtggtgtgattttagacaatatttggtttgtaataactggctaattgtgtggatttatgaacggttgtggttgtaaaaacaccgttctttttattataaattgtgtggtttgttaatttgtgcagcgtgattgaacttcaaagactggcattaagttcagcgacatttgatattatgatgtgtgtatgatgataatcgcggaatggacgatgctcttatgctggcagtaagttcagcggcatccgtctacatgttccacgatttgcaggttaaaaattaaaaatttctacaatcaccctatcgctttaccctctaaatttaatcctttttctgatttcatgcaatgagggccttgcatgatctcaagtgtggggtggggaatagaaatttatcaggaactcgtttcactaaaattaaggcgtttattataaaaattttaatattttcaagtagccttaaaaacgattaaaagtccaaaaaccatgttatacgcattatgatcttaaaatctagaaaataaatgttggtttacattttaaattattaatagtctttgaagttgcactatcatccaattatttgaatgaaaatcctactagtttagtaagctaacttgtaggtcacttgtaccaaaacgagtgtaaaccgtgagagagcggtgattgtatagcgtggtcggaaaccggatctcgcgccagatcgaaaatcctaaggacggtcctcattgtttctcctaacaaggacaatgttgcgtccgaccacttgatatgaccaataggatgtatcttttccatcctcaaggaagtaaagtcttccgaatgacacacttactgattcaattcagaagatgtagtccagaccagttgtagggtgacaaaaaactcttgaaaagtcattactgacatcgactggaaatctactaggcctcaacgtcaaacaggaaaactggtagtcaaagtttatctcaatgagggagattaactagtaaaacggggggggcaccatgtatacacaaaatgttagtgatttatcagatccccggaaggataacctccagaaaggtaaaatatcagcttttaagactgataaacctcaatcttcatgattgatttaacggattagatgattacctcataattgtcaatgatgtccggacgtaatgtgtatcctcctaaagcacattattttctaccgacatctcgtaatgttaggtaccgtgggagggattggcttgaccaatagcgggaaacccgcactcatttttaaaaattcataaaatccgatcaaaatcggaaaacgtgcatagtattaaaaactagcatgatattttcaaaaccataaaacgttttcataagatcctgatttccctagggtcaaatttttcggatacttggctctaatctcccaaaaatgtgtgtgtgtgtttccattgtgtatatagcgtgcgtgtgatttcaataaaagtgtgctatacttaaagcgtatgtttccattgtgtatagagcgtgagttgtgtttcatatcaacgtgtgtgtttcgtgtgcttcgagtgattcatgtaatgtttgtaatctatattgtgtgattatgtttgatattgttctactttgtaaagaaagaattgcttgaggacaagcaaggtttaagtgtggggtgttttgatattgctcaataacatcatatttatctatcgcaatatcgtgtaaaatgctctagaatcgaggataatgaaggcgtttctacaagtgataatccaagatgcgcaaatttgtatcggaagagtgatttacaaagagttttgatgaattatgacattggttgatcccgatacgacttaaggtctatttagtgctctaaaatggtaaaacaaagcttccaaggtgttaggcttcgtccaaataaaagaggattgaaaagaaagcgaaacagtggatttcagcatatctggacgccgtccggggttataggacgccgtccagcatcttgaaacaggacgccgtcctggatttaAAGACGCCATCTAGCtcttaaggacgggacgccgtccaacctttttggacgccgtcccgtagtaggtttcagccgacttttgtgctttttacctactttctccactttaaaactactgttttgagggactgtttcataacttacgaaccagagagtacagagacgatttttaggagcaaaattggagaactccaagctcttggaagaggctcaacatcaagacatcaaagatcaaaaccttcatcatccaagaactccttgttcttgtaggttattccttgttctaaaacaatgatttcagttgttaatctgattgttatgttgtctgttaccatgattgttggctagtttctataatgtttgtctagattaataaccaaggtattggatgtaatcttattgattgaatgtattatgtgtgatagattaaagcttgaattaagaaccatgcttattgctgttaaaatcatttgtatctagttaattgatatgttgttgataaagagaactcttgttgatgtatcatattgatttacaatcaacttgtcttagattgattgtttactaaaccggaccaagggggtaaactagattaaaatggttaaacaaaataggaatgaattgtgtagagcgaacgcaaagacaattgttattcaagtctttgatctagctaatcaactagccacaaacgaaaaggtctaagtaatagggaaccctcacttagtaattctagttttagtactcgctaaagagaactcttggcgggtcgatttaggtgattagcatgcttataatagttatttgattacaaatacaagaaccatagtgaaaagggaacccttgatcttgtgattgtgtttgcgtgtttattcaagagaactcttagtgaacctattagataacttacacacataattattcaatcaggccttaatatcaaaacttacatccaataccgagggtaaaatatctagatgaacatttcatctctttgatttaaatcaaaactatcttacttgctttctttgcatttattttcatcttataaatttaaaagaccaaaaatattgttcttacatttaaccttctctgatttggctaaatcgttaaatggccaccaaaacataaaacttgtacctttaagtttcatttacttagttaatcataatatagtttctaattctagtttggctaatacaactgtccttggaacgatacacggaactaaaccagttactatactactacacgatcgggtacactgcccgttagtgtgtagaaatctttaatcggtatttttccatattattttattagACAATTTATACAACACTTCTCGCACATCAGAAACGAACCTCTTTCGCACCGTTTTAACAGAATACTTCACTTGGATTCAACCCCGAATGCGTACATCTCGGATAAATGGGTCGATGGTAATTGACTTTTCTCGTAGGTTAGAGATTATTTAGGTGGAAGAAATGGGGATCTTATTAATAGTCTTTTCGGGATTATTGGTAAACCTGTTTTGTGCGATCGCCTGGATTCTTTGACATGCTCTTTGAATAAAGATGGTTGTTATACAGTTAAAAAGGCTAGAGAGCTTATTGATCGCATGCTACTTCCGACCTCGCAAGTTAATACTCTTTGGTACGTGGTTATGGCTAGAAAAGTTAATATTTTCTTATGGCGTTTTCGTTTAGATTATCTTTCTGTTCGTTGGAACGTATCCGAGAAGGGGATTGATGTTTCTTCTATTGTTTGTCCGTCTTGTAATAATGAGGTTGAGACTAGAGATCATTTGTTTTAGAGTGTGATGTGGCTCGTGATTTATGGCATAAAATTCGTATCTGGCTTGATTGTGATATGCCTCAATTGTTATCTTGGGATTCCTTTTTGGCGTGGTTAGAAGGTATTCGTTTACGCCCCTTGTCAAAAGATCGGATCATTGCGGTTATGGTGACGTCTTTATGGGCTTTATGGCAGTTCAGGAACGGTGTTGTTTTCTTAGATTCTTTTTGTAACAAAAGTAGATTATTTGATTTCATTAGATTAATTACTTTTCGTTGAATTAAACATAGAGgtcatttagttttttttttttttttgaaaagcaacaatTTTATTAACATAACAACTCAAAGTGCAAATGTTACATGAGTACAAACTGTCTCGACATCTATATAAACTCAACACATTGAATTGCTAAGGTAGCATCAAAACTAACTCACGAACTAAGTAAGAAAAACCGACGGGTTATGAAACCAATTATGCCAATCGATCGTTTTCCTTGTATGCCTCTTCGCGATCCATTCGAAGCATTTGACTTGAATTTCACTTAACGCAGCGGGAGTGTTCCAACACTTGTTCTTGAATACCATTTGGTTTCTATTCCACCAAATGAGGTAACAACTCGACCAAACGACTGCTTGCCATATCTCCCCGCCCGAACTCGCACCTTGGTTTAGATTACCCAAAAAAAGATCCTCGATAGTTAAGTTTGAGATATTTCCCAAACCCCACCACTCGAAAACTTTAGTCCACACATCAAAAGCTTTTTTGCATGACATGAGGGAGTGGTCCACCGTCTCAATAGCGTCGTCACATAACGAGCAACACACGGAGTGTAGATCAACCCCTCTTTTGTCAAGTTCCGTACGTACCGGTAGTCGTTTCTTCCTCGCCCTCCAAATAAAAACCTCTATTTTCTTTGGAACCAAATTATTTCGTAAGGATTCACTTGCGTTTGCACCCGCACAAATCGTTTTAGAGTCGATCAAGGTTGTTAATTTTTTCGTTGTAAACTGTCTCCCATTGTTCGCACCCCAAACCCACCCATCTGCACAGCCCGGGTCCGTTGTAACTGTTTTCAGCAGCTCGCCCAAATTATCCAGTTCACCACGTGCACGTCCTGTTGGGCCACAGGCCCAGCTCCAATTTGTTGTAACGTTTACCCCATCCTAACTCAGTCTCTCTTTGACACTTGCCTCCATGTTTGAATCTAACCTTGCTAGCCTTTGGAATTTATTCTTCAGTGCTTCGCTTCCAAGCCATATGTCTGACCAGAAAGAAATGGATGCACCATCCCCAACTTTCCTAACAAAAGAGTTTTTGAAAGCCACACCAAAAGAATCGATCAAGTTACCTGTAGCAATAATATTAGACCAAGTCGATTTATATGAGCAGAGATTAACATGATATCCCTCAACAAGACCACCCGTGGAACCATAGATGCTCGAGATGACCTTAACCCATAAGGAGTCggcttcggttttaaacctccaccaccacttaccaATTAAggccaaatttttatttttaagtgaCCCCAAATTTAACCCGCCCAACCCATAAGGAAGTATAAATTCTTCCCATTTTACCCACGAAAATATTAGATTTGTTTCCCGTCCCACCCCAAAAAAAGGAGCGTCTTACACTCTCGAGTTTTTTGATCACACATGGAGGGCGCAGAAAAGGGAGAAAAAGTACAACGGGAGACTATTCAACACCGACTTCACGAGGGTCAACCGTCCACCGTACGACATCGACCGTGCTTTCCAATCCGATAATCGTTTTTCAAATTTACTTATCACCGAAGCCCAACTTTCCAATTTATTCATCTTTCCACCCACCGGGATCCCAAGATAAGTGAATGGGAAGGAACCGACGTTACACTTAAATGATTTTGCCATATTCTCCGTAATGCCCTTGTCAACACCAACACCGTATAAAATGCTCTTATGGTAATTTACTTTAAGACCGGAGGTGAGCTCGAAGCATTTTAAAATCTTCATTAGGTTCCTAAGATTACCCTCACCCCATTCCCCGAAAAAAATGGTATCGTCCGCATATTGAAGATGGGATATTGGGATCTTATTATTCCCGACCTCCACTCCAATGAACAAATTGTTTCTAACGGCCATCTTAGTTAGCACATTAAGCCCTTCCGCCGCGAGGATGAAAAGAAAGGGTGAAAGCGGATCTCCTTGTCTCACACCCCGTTCAATATTGAATTCCGAAGTGGGAGACCCGTTAACAAGTACCGAGATCGAAGCCGACTTTAAACATGAGTGAATCCATTTCCTCCACTTATCACCGAACCCCATTATCTCCATCAGAAAATCCCAATTTAAGCAATCAAAGGCTTTCTCGAAATCTACTTTAAAAATGAGACTTTTGAGATGTTTACTCTTCAAGTAGTCAAGGGTTTCGTTTGCAATGAGCGCCCCGTCCATAATATTTCTACCTTTAATAAACGCGCTTTGCTCATATCCCACAAGATTTTGAATCACCTTCTTAAGCCGGTTTGATAGGAGTTTCGCGATTATTTTATAGTAACTTCCAATTAGAGGTCATTTAGTTTCAAACCGGAACTCATGGCTTTCTATGCTTTTGTTATTATCCCTTAGCGCCTTGCTAGGGAtcgtttttaattttaatataatcattCTTTGACCGTTAAAAAAAAACGTAGTATTAACTAAGAGTaacgttttatttatttatatttttatatagattagTCAAACGAATTGCTATATAGTTTAAAACAATAAAGACGGTGATGACATTTGGCTTTGTTATGAACAATGAATTGTGGTGCTGCTACTTATTACGTCTCCCTATTTAGTGAGTTAATGACATATTTGACATGAACTAATGctaatttttattatattattattattattattattattattattattattattattaattatagctTATGTTAAtatcaactatattattattattattattattattattatattattattattatcattatcatacctAAATACTAAAAGGCATGGTCGAAATCGTCGTTTCAGTTACATCGGCTTGccattttgagtttgcgttcacactacaaacggtccctcaatttTGGCTTAATTTACACAACGCCCCCTCAAGTTTTCACTTTATCAGGGatagaaagcgtaaatatatacTAAATTATTATACCTAAATACTAAAAGGCATGGTCGAAATCATCGTTTCAGTTATATCGGCTTGccattttgagtttgcgttcacactacaaacggtccctcaatttTGGCTTAATTTACACAACGCCCCCTCAAGTTTTTACTTTTTTAggggtagaaagcgtaaatatatacTAAAAGGCATGGTCGAAatcgtcgtttcagttatatcggcttgccgttttgagtttgcgttcacactacaaacggtcctTCAATTTTGGCTTAATTTACACAACGTCCCCTCAAGTTttcactttttcaggggtagaaagcgtaaatatataattctattaaattaaaagaaaataattccacccaaatttttaacgggccctatcttctcgctcggtccgagttaaattttttcgaaaccaccgttcaactcgaaaaaatcagacggacccaacgggactaactatacgcgaaacggacatcgttaaaaacactaaataacgggccctatagtctcgctcggtgcgagttaaattttttcgaggccaccgttcaactcgaaataattttaagaacacaacacgactaactatacgcgaaacggacatctttaaaaaaacactaaatatttcgggctatatttcatacatatacatacacgtccaacaaaaaACCCAAccaactagatatattaggtatcaAACAACGTGTATCCacattcgaccgcgcgttgaatacaaccgcaccaacgcgcggtcgaatttattattattattattattattattattattattattattattattattattattattattattatcaatctacGTCAATACTAAATGAAGTAATTATTAATGTTCGCTATTGCTTTTCTAGCGTGAAAT
The window above is part of the Rutidosis leptorrhynchoides isolate AG116_Rl617_1_P2 chromosome 1, CSIRO_AGI_Rlap_v1, whole genome shotgun sequence genome. Proteins encoded here:
- the LOC139887536 gene encoding uncharacterized protein — encoded protein: MDGALIANETLDYLKSKHLKSLIFKVDFEKAFDCLNWDFLMEIMGFGDKWRKWIHSCLKSASISVLVNGSPTSEFNIERGVRQGDPLSPFLFILAAEGLNVLTKMAVRNNLFIGVEVGNNKIPISHLQYADDTIFFGEWGEGNLRNLMKILKCFELTSGLKVNYHKSILYGVGVDKGITENMAKSFKCNVGSFPFTYLGIPVGGKMNKLESWASVISKFEKRLSDWKARSMSYGGRLTLVKSVLNSNLIDSFGVAFKNSFVRKVGDGASISFWSDIWLGSEALKNKFQRLARLDSNMEASVKERLRRARGELDNLGELLKTVTTDPGCADGWVWGANNGRQFTTKKLTTLIDSKTICAGANASESLRNNLVPKKIEVFIWRARKKRLPVRTELDKRGVDLHSVCCSLCDDAIETVDHSLMSCKKAFDVWTKVFEWWGLGNISNLTIEDLFLGNLNQGASSGGEIWQAVVWSSCYLIWWNRNQMVFKNKCWNTPAALSEIQVKCFEWIAKRHTRKTIDWHNWFHNPSVFLT